One region of Chlamydia psittaci 6BC genomic DNA includes:
- a CDS encoding cation-translocating P-type ATPase — MFSQLFSSPFSPENLNNFFESGMTEDNSPMLSKKSRLLSRNLSLKSACVSLGTYLCALVFYWFHVIDISNLFVVFTFFLAGTPALIKSLDDIRNKTVNIDILMTSAAFGSIFIGGALEGSLLLVLFAISEALGQMVSGKAKGTLASLKHLAPTIAWVVREDGNLEKIPVNHVEVGKIIRVKSGEIVPLDGEIIHGSSSINLMHLTGEKIPKSCQVGSIVPAGAHNLEGSFDLKVLKTGADSTISHIINLVIQAQKSKPRLQQRLDKYSSVYALTIFAISTSIAVLVPLFTSIPFLGPNSAFYRALAFLIAASPCALIIAIPIAYLSAVNACAKHGVLLKGGVVLDRLASCNSIVMDKTGTLTTGELTCIGCDTFGEENPDFFPSILALEQSSMHPIAQAIVSYLIKNNVSSRPAEEYCMIPGQGVRGLFAGKEAFVGRVDTALQKIPQDYVQELEERIHTARQRGEICSLAYLQGCYALFYFKDTPRPDAGKIVKELRDEGYTISMLTGDHQISAENTAKILGISEVFADLSPDDKLEKVRELAKQRHILMVGDGINDAPALAQATVGVAMGEAGSATAIEAADIVLLHDAISLLPWIIRKSKQTRRIVTQNLGLALAIILLVSWPASLGIIPLWLAVILHEGSTIVVGLNALRLLK, encoded by the coding sequence ATGTTTTCACAACTATTCTCTTCTCCATTTTCACCAGAAAATCTAAATAATTTTTTTGAGTCGGGGATGACCGAGGACAATAGTCCGATGTTATCTAAAAAGAGCCGGTTACTTAGTCGTAATTTATCTTTAAAATCGGCGTGTGTTTCCTTAGGAACGTATTTATGTGCATTAGTGTTCTATTGGTTTCACGTTATAGACATTTCCAATTTGTTTGTCGTTTTTACCTTCTTTCTTGCAGGAACTCCAGCGTTAATAAAGTCTTTAGATGATATTCGTAATAAGACGGTAAATATTGACATCTTAATGACGTCAGCAGCTTTCGGATCTATTTTCATTGGTGGAGCTTTAGAAGGATCTTTACTTCTTGTTTTATTTGCTATTTCTGAAGCTTTAGGGCAAATGGTATCCGGGAAAGCAAAGGGAACATTAGCATCTTTGAAACATCTAGCTCCTACAATAGCTTGGGTAGTTCGGGAAGATGGGAACTTAGAGAAAATTCCGGTAAATCATGTAGAAGTTGGGAAAATCATTCGAGTGAAAAGTGGCGAGATTGTTCCTTTAGATGGAGAAATCATTCACGGATCTTCCTCGATCAATCTTATGCATCTTACTGGGGAAAAAATCCCTAAATCTTGTCAGGTCGGCTCTATAGTTCCTGCGGGGGCACATAATCTCGAGGGAAGTTTTGATCTTAAGGTTTTGAAAACGGGTGCGGACTCAACCATTTCTCATATTATCAATTTAGTTATTCAAGCGCAGAAATCGAAACCACGTTTACAACAACGTCTAGACAAGTATTCTTCGGTGTATGCGTTGACAATTTTTGCTATCTCTACCTCTATAGCTGTTTTAGTCCCTTTATTTACCTCGATTCCTTTCTTAGGGCCTAATAGTGCGTTTTATCGTGCTTTAGCGTTTCTCATAGCGGCATCTCCCTGCGCATTAATTATCGCTATTCCTATTGCCTATCTCAGTGCTGTAAATGCTTGTGCAAAACATGGTGTTCTTCTTAAAGGTGGTGTCGTTTTAGACCGTTTAGCTTCCTGTAATTCTATTGTTATGGATAAAACAGGGACGCTCACAACGGGAGAACTTACCTGCATAGGTTGTGATACTTTCGGTGAGGAAAATCCTGATTTCTTCCCTTCTATTTTAGCTTTAGAACAATCTTCCATGCATCCTATAGCTCAAGCGATTGTTTCCTATCTCATAAAAAATAATGTTTCCTCACGTCCTGCAGAAGAATACTGTATGATTCCAGGACAAGGTGTACGGGGACTTTTTGCAGGTAAGGAAGCATTCGTAGGGAGAGTCGATACCGCATTACAAAAAATTCCCCAAGATTACGTTCAAGAATTAGAAGAGCGTATACACACTGCACGACAACGCGGAGAAATATGCTCTCTTGCTTATTTGCAAGGTTGTTATGCTCTCTTTTATTTTAAAGACACACCACGTCCTGATGCCGGGAAAATTGTCAAGGAGCTTCGAGACGAAGGGTATACTATTAGCATGTTGACAGGAGACCATCAAATTAGTGCAGAAAATACTGCTAAGATTTTGGGGATCTCTGAAGTATTTGCAGATTTATCTCCCGATGACAAATTAGAAAAAGTACGTGAACTTGCGAAGCAACGTCATATTCTCATGGTTGGGGATGGGATCAATGACGCTCCTGCTCTTGCACAAGCAACAGTAGGTGTCGCTATGGGAGAAGCAGGAAGTGCGACCGCCATAGAAGCTGCTGATATAGTTCTCCTTCATGATGCGATTTCCCTACTACCATGGATTATCAGGAAATCTAAGCAAACACGAAGGATCGTTACCCAAAACTTGGGATTAGCCCTGGCTATTATTCTTCTTGTTTCTTGGCCAGCATCTTTGGGGATCATTCCCTTATGGTTAGCAGTGATTCTCCATGAGGGGAGCACCATTGTTGTAGGGCTTAATGCTTTGCGCTTGCTGAAATAG
- a CDS encoding FtsW/RodA/SpoVE family cell cycle protein: protein MRNTRYFSYVNSWVFVVIIVLMMISVVVISSMDPSTILVTSSKGLLTNKSIMQIRHFALGWVAFFLCMYLDYHKLRNWAWCLYILMLLSLIGLFFVPAVQNVHRWYKIPVIGLSVQPSEYAKLIVVIMLSYTLDIRKSVISSKTTALLACIIVGIPFVLILKEPDLGTALVLCPVALAIFYLGNIHPLFVKISTIIAGAGMLCSLLIFSGIISHEKVKPYALKVIKEYQYERLSPSNHHQRASLISIGLGGVKGRGWKSGEFAGRGWLPYGYTDSVFSALGEEFGLIGLFFALWMFYCLICFGCRTVAVAVDSFGRLLAAGITVHISMHVLINISMMCGLMPITGVPLVLVSYGGSSVISTMASLGILQSIYSRRFSKY from the coding sequence ATGAGAAACACTAGATATTTCAGCTATGTCAATTCTTGGGTGTTTGTGGTCATCATTGTATTAATGATGATCAGTGTGGTAGTGATTTCCTCTATGGATCCATCTACGATACTTGTAACCTCGTCAAAAGGATTGCTAACAAATAAAAGTATCATGCAGATACGCCATTTTGCTTTAGGATGGGTAGCCTTTTTCTTATGCATGTACCTGGATTACCATAAACTAAGAAATTGGGCATGGTGTCTCTATATTCTCATGCTTTTGAGCCTGATAGGTTTATTTTTTGTTCCTGCGGTACAAAATGTCCACAGATGGTACAAAATCCCTGTGATTGGTTTAAGTGTTCAACCTTCTGAATATGCTAAGCTGATTGTTGTCATCATGCTTAGCTACACATTAGATATACGTAAATCTGTCATTTCTTCGAAGACCACAGCTTTACTGGCTTGTATCATTGTGGGAATCCCTTTTGTACTGATTCTGAAGGAACCAGATCTAGGAACAGCTTTAGTTTTATGCCCCGTTGCTTTGGCTATTTTTTATCTAGGAAATATCCACCCCTTATTTGTAAAAATTAGCACTATCATTGCTGGCGCGGGTATGCTTTGTTCCTTGTTGATTTTCTCAGGGATAATTTCTCATGAAAAGGTAAAACCTTATGCACTCAAGGTTATCAAGGAATACCAATATGAAAGATTAAGCCCTTCAAATCACCATCAACGTGCATCTTTAATTTCTATTGGATTAGGAGGTGTTAAGGGACGCGGATGGAAATCTGGAGAATTTGCCGGGAGGGGATGGTTGCCTTATGGATATACAGATTCCGTGTTTTCTGCTTTAGGAGAAGAGTTCGGGTTGATCGGCCTTTTCTTTGCCTTATGGATGTTTTATTGTTTGATTTGTTTCGGTTGCCGAACAGTTGCTGTGGCTGTCGATAGTTTTGGTAGATTATTAGCAGCAGGGATCACTGTACATATTTCTATGCACGTTTTAATTAATATTAGCATGATGTGCGGGTTAATGCCCATTACTGGAGTTCCTCTCGTGTTAGTTTCCTACGGAGGATCTTCAGTAATTTCGACTATGGCTTCACTGGGTATTCTACAGAGTATCTATAGCCGTAGATTCTCAAAATACTAA
- a CDS encoding biotin--[acetyl-CoA-carboxylase] ligase, whose product MKVIYYEIAETPSTNVTAKQFMHVWNPFALTVVSTKKQTDGKGKFNRSWVSSDKDLALSLCFFITELDIDASLLFRLGTEAVLEVIQDLGITNGTIKWPNDVLVNGEKLCGVLSETLPSQGYLGIILGIGINGNSSKEDLASIEQPATSLSLLLKHTIDLEEIRNMLVERVQKRIMQRFPKILAREMNHG is encoded by the coding sequence ATGAAAGTTATTTATTATGAAATTGCAGAAACTCCATCTACAAATGTAACAGCAAAACAATTCATGCATGTGTGGAATCCTTTTGCTCTTACTGTTGTTTCCACCAAAAAACAAACCGATGGAAAGGGGAAATTTAATAGGTCTTGGGTATCTTCAGATAAAGACCTCGCCCTATCACTGTGCTTTTTCATTACTGAACTTGATATTGATGCGAGCTTATTATTTCGTTTAGGGACAGAAGCAGTACTCGAAGTCATTCAGGATTTAGGCATCACAAACGGAACCATAAAATGGCCTAATGATGTTTTGGTAAATGGTGAAAAGCTCTGTGGTGTTCTTAGTGAAACTCTACCATCCCAAGGTTACTTAGGCATTATTTTAGGGATAGGGATCAATGGTAATAGTTCCAAGGAAGACCTCGCCTCTATAGAGCAACCGGCCACCTCTCTCTCTCTACTTCTAAAGCATACTATAGACCTTGAAGAGATCCGAAATATGCTTGTCGAACGTGTTCAGAAGCGTATCATGCAAAGATTCCCAAAGATCCTAGCGAGAGAAATGAATCACGGGTAA
- a CDS encoding pseudouridine synthase, with the protein MGKVRLNKFLASSGVASRRKCDEIIFSGHVTVNGRVAPGPFVLVDEETDTVKVDGRRVGMTKKVYFMVHKPLGYLCSSERKFPGDKLVIDLFSHLPYRVFTVGRLDKETSGLILVTNDGEFSNKIIHPSFGITKEYLLKVSRDVTAKNLEDLMEGTVIDGKRVRPVSVEKIRRGTLKIIVNEGKKHEIRLFAEAAGLSILELSRIRIGSFVLGGLRYGEYRELTDAEILTYM; encoded by the coding sequence ATGGGAAAAGTTCGTCTTAATAAGTTTTTAGCTTCTTCAGGTGTTGCATCGCGGAGAAAGTGCGATGAGATCATTTTTTCAGGACATGTAACTGTAAATGGTCGGGTAGCGCCAGGCCCTTTCGTATTAGTGGATGAAGAGACGGATACAGTGAAGGTCGATGGTCGTCGAGTAGGCATGACCAAGAAGGTCTATTTTATGGTACATAAGCCCTTGGGATATTTGTGTTCTTCAGAGAGAAAGTTTCCAGGTGATAAGTTAGTTATCGATTTATTTTCCCACCTTCCTTATCGAGTATTTACTGTTGGTAGGTTAGACAAGGAGACCTCGGGGTTGATTTTAGTCACGAATGATGGGGAATTTTCTAATAAGATCATTCACCCTTCTTTTGGCATTACAAAAGAGTATTTGCTTAAAGTCAGTCGTGATGTTACTGCAAAAAATCTTGAGGATCTTATGGAAGGTACGGTCATAGATGGCAAGAGAGTCAGACCTGTTTCTGTAGAGAAAATCCGTCGAGGAACTCTTAAGATTATTGTAAATGAAGGGAAAAAACACGAAATCCGTTTATTTGCTGAGGCTGCAGGGTTGTCGATTTTAGAGCTTTCTCGTATTCGTATCGGGAGTTTTGTTCTCGGTGGTCTGCGTTACGGGGAATATCGCGAGCTTACTGATGCTGAGATTCTTACCTACATGTAG
- a CDS encoding 2,3-bisphosphoglycerate-dependent phosphoglycerate mutase: MAFLILLRHGKSVWNEKNLFTGWVDIPLSQKGIDEAMLAGEAIKDLPIDCIFTSSLVRSLMTALLAMTHHNSKKIPYIVHDDPQHKHMSKIYSDEANHMIPLYRSSALNERMYGELQGKNKKETAEQFGEEQVKLWRRSYKTAPPKGESLYDTGQRTIPYFHETIFPLLQNSKNVFVSAHGNSLRSLIMDIEKLSEEEVISLELPTGKPIVYLWTGHTFERHPEPFG; this comes from the coding sequence ATGGCCTTTCTTATCTTATTACGACACGGAAAATCCGTCTGGAATGAAAAAAACCTTTTTACAGGATGGGTGGATATCCCCCTGAGTCAAAAAGGTATTGACGAAGCAATGCTTGCAGGCGAGGCAATCAAAGACCTCCCCATAGATTGTATCTTTACCTCCTCTCTTGTGAGGAGTTTAATGACGGCATTGCTTGCTATGACACATCACAATTCTAAAAAAATCCCTTACATTGTTCATGATGATCCTCAACACAAGCACATGAGCAAGATCTATAGTGATGAAGCAAACCACATGATCCCGCTTTACCGTTCCAGTGCACTAAATGAAAGAATGTACGGAGAGCTCCAAGGAAAAAATAAAAAAGAAACCGCTGAGCAATTTGGAGAGGAGCAGGTAAAATTGTGGAGACGTAGTTATAAGACTGCCCCTCCTAAAGGCGAAAGTCTTTACGATACTGGGCAACGCACTATCCCCTATTTTCATGAAACTATTTTCCCTTTGTTGCAAAATTCAAAAAATGTGTTTGTGTCTGCACATGGAAATTCATTACGTTCACTCATCATGGATATAGAAAAATTAAGTGAAGAAGAGGTAATCTCTTTGGAGTTACCCACAGGAAAACCCATAGTGTATTTATGGACCGGTCACACATTCGAACGACACCCAGAACCATTTGGTTAA
- a CDS encoding aminotransferase class V-fold PLP-dependent enzyme produces MDRSHIRTTPRTIWLNNQQAIPPSTSVRESFETYADPFSLIPSSAIKLLNETEEAARKLVGCSKETHTFHFLPHFPHAVMIIVAALLENLTFFQGRNHLLISSHEQQYHVDAICRRQGLGTTYDWVTINSSGRLSPEQLTEALTPRTLLFSLSAANGITGLIEPIETLQPLCQDRGVVLHLDLSDILGRATITPEMLNSDILTFSSLALGGIGNIGGMFIKKSLSKFFDLWLPSNSPGTLCLGSVAAMKTACQERASSLSSLILRSITLRSKLTKELQAACPDVQFLFPELENKLPNVMLAAIGDIPAESLAFFLHQQGIYPGLGYERFQPISQILQNCGVSPFLCHSTLHFSFTERTKDEQFTTLGHVIHEGIAHLKSAIASSI; encoded by the coding sequence ATGGACCGGTCACACATTCGAACGACACCCAGAACCATTTGGTTAAACAACCAACAAGCGATTCCTCCTTCTACTTCAGTAAGGGAAAGCTTTGAAACCTATGCTGATCCCTTTTCTTTGATACCTTCTTCAGCAATAAAGCTCCTGAATGAAACTGAAGAGGCTGCCCGCAAGCTTGTCGGTTGTTCTAAAGAAACTCATACGTTTCATTTCCTCCCACATTTCCCCCATGCTGTTATGATTATTGTAGCGGCATTATTAGAAAATCTGACTTTTTTCCAGGGGAGGAATCATCTTCTCATCTCTTCTCATGAACAGCAATATCATGTCGACGCGATTTGCCGCCGCCAGGGTTTGGGAACTACTTATGATTGGGTAACGATCAACTCTTCGGGAAGACTCTCTCCAGAACAACTTACAGAGGCATTAACACCGCGTACATTATTATTTTCATTATCTGCAGCTAACGGCATCACAGGGCTGATCGAACCTATAGAAACATTACAACCCTTATGTCAGGATCGGGGCGTTGTCTTGCATTTAGATCTCTCTGATATTTTAGGGCGTGCAACCATAACTCCAGAAATGCTGAATTCCGATATTCTAACATTTTCTTCTCTAGCTTTAGGAGGCATTGGAAACATCGGAGGCATGTTTATTAAAAAATCCCTGAGTAAGTTTTTTGATTTATGGTTACCTTCTAACTCTCCAGGAACTTTGTGTTTAGGTTCTGTAGCAGCTATGAAAACTGCTTGTCAAGAACGCGCATCTTCTTTGTCCTCACTCATCTTACGATCGATAACTCTCAGAAGCAAACTGACAAAAGAACTTCAAGCAGCTTGTCCTGACGTACAATTTCTTTTCCCAGAATTAGAAAATAAACTTCCCAATGTCATGCTTGCCGCTATAGGAGATATCCCTGCGGAGAGTTTAGCGTTCTTCCTGCACCAACAAGGCATCTATCCAGGGCTGGGTTACGAACGCTTCCAACCTATATCTCAAATCTTACAAAATTGTGGTGTATCGCCTTTCCTCTGTCATAGTACCCTACATTTTTCTTTTACAGAGAGAACGAAAGATGAGCAGTTTACTACCTTAGGGCACGTTATCCACGAGGGTATTGCCCACCTAAAATCAGCAATTGCGAGCTCTATATGA
- a CDS encoding NifU family protein: MTIPFQPVASWANVSPKVMKKFHKFYCEGTFSAEDAESKGAHLIIGSQGHRLVGNYVIFYWLIDKVNGKIIDAKFQYFGHPFLLVLAETTCNLVTGKTYAQAYNLTVNSIDIELRSHPDKPALPENSSSLYHCIIDALDIAAEQCMEIPLEDGSLPLKESFLPSEIEDANPYTKEAWEALSIESRLHALRTITEDKISPYVALDGGSVLIEKLEENVVTIAYAGNCSGCFSAIGSTLNSIGQLLRAYVYSELQIKVNEASLDFSMSQYSDETN; this comes from the coding sequence ATGACAATTCCATTTCAACCTGTCGCCTCTTGGGCAAACGTATCTCCAAAAGTTATGAAGAAGTTCCATAAGTTTTACTGTGAGGGAACATTTTCAGCTGAAGATGCGGAAAGTAAAGGAGCCCATCTGATTATCGGCAGTCAAGGGCATCGTCTCGTGGGGAATTACGTAATATTCTATTGGCTAATAGATAAGGTAAATGGGAAAATTATTGATGCTAAATTTCAATATTTTGGCCATCCCTTTTTACTTGTCCTTGCCGAAACTACTTGTAATTTAGTTACTGGCAAAACCTACGCGCAAGCCTATAATCTTACTGTCAACTCTATCGACATTGAACTGCGCTCTCATCCTGACAAACCTGCTCTCCCAGAAAACAGCTCTTCTCTGTACCACTGTATCATCGATGCTTTAGATATCGCTGCAGAACAATGCATGGAAATTCCTCTTGAGGATGGTTCTCTTCCTCTCAAAGAATCGTTCTTACCTTCAGAGATCGAAGATGCTAATCCTTATACTAAAGAAGCATGGGAAGCTCTGTCCATAGAATCACGACTACACGCTCTACGTACAATCACTGAAGATAAAATTTCTCCCTACGTAGCTCTTGATGGTGGTAGTGTACTCATTGAAAAACTTGAAGAAAATGTCGTAACAATTGCCTATGCAGGAAATTGTTCTGGATGTTTTTCTGCTATAGGATCTACATTGAATTCTATAGGCCAACTTTTACGAGCCTACGTTTATTCTGAATTGCAAATTAAAGTAAATGAGGCCTCTTTAGACTTTTCTATGTCTCAATACTCCGACGAAACTAATTAA
- a CDS encoding type III secretion system protein, protein MFFQFLKKKVASLGISPLGFLLVFSALGCAIFFGNNSSKSPDFPPPPEKKTSGWFKLSQVANPKLLESLAKKEQLEKDLTMFQPVAHATVALSLPTEDDPHIVPQVSVILSSHKNELFSLSLLQSITDYLSSSLPGLTKEHITLSDNLGNTYSPGEFSTNSLLLSACEQYLGKIFPKEHFALACLANDTPGIQLTINEKYLAKFPKEKRETFLLHAEEHLKKICGPTQPIVIEKFPFSQTIKKDRLSYKLLVGGTILLSSLGIIALASFYLAFYAYERIPSESKKIKQGINITKLVEILKKESPEKIRLILSYLDPKKADEIFKHLPEDVKHQVLKL, encoded by the coding sequence GTGTTTTTCCAATTCCTGAAAAAGAAAGTTGCTTCATTAGGCATCTCTCCCTTAGGCTTTTTACTTGTTTTTTCAGCTTTAGGGTGTGCGATCTTTTTTGGGAACAACTCTTCTAAATCTCCTGATTTTCCCCCACCACCTGAAAAAAAAACCTCGGGGTGGTTTAAGCTTAGCCAAGTAGCAAATCCTAAATTATTAGAATCCTTAGCAAAAAAAGAACAGCTAGAAAAAGACCTCACTATGTTTCAACCAGTAGCTCATGCTACTGTAGCTTTATCTCTTCCTACGGAAGACGATCCACATATTGTTCCTCAAGTATCGGTGATTCTCTCCTCCCATAAAAATGAACTATTTTCATTATCTCTATTACAGTCCATTACTGACTACTTATCCAGTAGCCTGCCTGGATTAACCAAAGAGCACATTACCTTATCAGATAATCTAGGAAATACGTATTCTCCAGGGGAGTTCTCTACAAATTCTCTGTTACTATCTGCATGCGAGCAATACTTAGGGAAAATTTTTCCTAAAGAACACTTTGCTCTAGCGTGCCTAGCAAACGATACTCCAGGAATCCAGCTAACAATTAATGAGAAATACCTAGCAAAGTTCCCAAAAGAAAAAAGAGAAACATTTTTGCTTCATGCAGAAGAACATCTCAAGAAAATCTGTGGGCCTACCCAACCTATTGTCATTGAGAAATTCCCTTTCTCACAAACCATAAAGAAAGATCGCCTTTCCTATAAGCTCCTCGTTGGAGGAACAATTTTACTTTCTAGTTTAGGGATCATTGCTTTGGCAAGCTTCTATCTTGCTTTCTATGCTTACGAACGTATTCCCTCAGAATCGAAAAAAATAAAACAAGGCATAAATATTACAAAGCTGGTAGAGATACTAAAAAAAGAGTCTCCTGAAAAAATCAGGTTAATTCTCTCGTATTTGGATCCCAAAAAAGCCGACGAGATCTTCAAACATTTGCCTGAAGATGTAAAACACCAAGTACTGAAATTATAA
- a CDS encoding FliI/YscN family ATPase → MTHLNYEKSQLHYWQPYRTCGLLSRVSGNLLEVQGLSACLGELCRICTPKHPDILAEVIGFHNQTTLLMSLSPMYHVALGSEVLPLRRPPSLHLSDHLLGRVIDGFGNPLDNKESLPKTQIKPLISPPPSPMSRQPIQEIFPTGIKAIDAFLTLGKGQRIGVFSEPGSGKSSLLSAIASGSKSTINVIALIGERGREVREYIEQHASGLKHHRTIIVASPAHETAPTKVISGRAAMTIAEYFRDQGHDVLFIMDSLSRWIAALQEVALATGETLAAHHYAASVFHHVSEFTERAGNNERGSITALYAILYYPNHPDIFTDYLKSLLDGHFFLTHQGKALASPPIDILLSLSRSAKKLALPHHYAAAEKLRSLLKTYQEALDIIHLGAYSPGHDKDLDDAVKILPSIKNFLSQPLSSYCQLENTLKELEALVNLE, encoded by the coding sequence ATGACACATTTAAACTACGAAAAATCCCAACTTCACTATTGGCAGCCTTACCGTACGTGTGGACTTCTTTCTAGAGTTTCTGGAAATCTCTTAGAAGTTCAGGGACTTTCTGCGTGTCTCGGAGAACTCTGCCGCATCTGCACGCCAAAACATCCCGACATCCTTGCTGAAGTTATCGGTTTCCATAACCAAACAACATTGCTCATGTCCCTATCTCCTATGTACCATGTTGCTTTAGGTTCGGAAGTACTTCCCTTACGTCGCCCACCATCACTACACCTCTCAGATCATCTTCTTGGCCGCGTGATTGATGGATTTGGGAATCCTTTGGATAACAAAGAAAGTCTCCCAAAAACACAGATAAAACCGTTGATTTCCCCGCCTCCGTCTCCCATGTCACGACAACCTATTCAAGAAATTTTCCCTACAGGAATTAAGGCAATCGACGCATTTTTAACCTTGGGGAAAGGACAGCGCATCGGAGTATTTTCAGAACCCGGAAGTGGAAAATCTTCACTATTATCTGCCATAGCATCAGGATCAAAATCTACTATTAATGTTATTGCCCTTATTGGCGAAAGAGGACGCGAAGTCCGTGAGTATATAGAACAGCATGCTTCAGGATTAAAACATCATCGAACAATCATTGTTGCTTCTCCCGCACATGAAACAGCACCGACTAAAGTAATTTCAGGACGTGCTGCCATGACTATAGCGGAATATTTTCGAGATCAAGGACATGATGTGCTATTTATTATGGACTCTCTATCACGATGGATAGCCGCACTTCAAGAAGTTGCGTTGGCAACAGGAGAAACGCTAGCAGCACACCATTATGCTGCTTCTGTTTTCCATCATGTTTCCGAATTTACAGAACGTGCTGGGAATAACGAACGTGGTTCTATAACAGCTCTTTATGCTATTTTATACTATCCCAACCACCCCGATATTTTTACTGATTATCTTAAATCTCTTTTAGATGGGCATTTCTTCCTTACTCATCAGGGGAAAGCCCTAGCGTCTCCCCCTATTGATATTCTTCTTAGCCTATCAAGATCAGCGAAAAAACTTGCCCTTCCTCACCACTATGCAGCTGCGGAAAAGCTCCGTAGCTTACTAAAGACATATCAGGAAGCTTTAGATATTATCCATTTAGGAGCCTACAGTCCCGGACACGATAAAGATCTCGATGATGCTGTAAAAATCCTTCCTAGCATAAAAAACTTCCTTTCCCAACCGTTGTCCAGTTACTGTCAGTTGGAAAATACCTTGAAAGAGTTGGAGGCTTTGGTAAATCTTGAATAA
- a CDS encoding UTP--glucose-1-phosphate uridylyltransferase, with product MTDSVTFPSVVEMSSLTEKLKSINQEHLLDSWSSLSQKQQQRLYHQISSIDIDLFRKQQQLITSPRPILKNFHPLTSFASSGEDPERTQVGTRLLKEKKVACVVLAGGQGSRLKCDGPKGLFPVSPIKKKPLFQLVAEKVCAASKLANQPLPLAFMTSPLNNRQTRSYFESNDYFHLDPNQVDFFCQPLWPLLSLSGDLFLEDTDTLSLGPNGNGCLATLLYTSGLWEKWKKAGIEMVSVIPIDNPLALPFDVELCGFHGMENNEVTIKAALRQTAIEDVGILVQSNDSGKTSVIEYSEIPQNERFATNADGTLKYCLANIGLYCLSMDFIALAALRELPLYKAHKHAKQLGLYSSEKNSWKFEEFIFDLFCYSERCQTLVYPRQECFAPLKNLEGNHSPATVREALSARERQIFHKVTGKKLSPNTTFELEADFYYPSTSTSLHWENKAFFEEPFFEAS from the coding sequence ATGACCGACTCTGTAACCTTCCCGTCTGTCGTGGAAATGTCTTCACTAACAGAAAAACTCAAGTCTATTAATCAGGAGCATTTATTAGATTCGTGGTCGTCCCTTTCTCAAAAACAACAACAGCGTCTCTATCACCAAATTTCATCTATAGACATAGACCTTTTCCGTAAACAACAACAACTTATCACTTCTCCAAGACCTATCCTAAAAAATTTTCATCCCTTAACATCTTTCGCTTCTTCAGGAGAAGATCCTGAAAGAACTCAAGTAGGGACAAGGCTTCTAAAGGAAAAGAAAGTCGCTTGTGTTGTTCTCGCTGGAGGCCAAGGATCTCGATTGAAATGTGACGGGCCTAAAGGCTTGTTCCCTGTATCTCCTATCAAAAAGAAGCCCTTATTCCAGCTTGTTGCTGAAAAAGTCTGTGCAGCAAGTAAATTGGCAAATCAACCTTTGCCTTTAGCTTTTATGACATCACCTCTAAATAATCGTCAGACGCGTTCCTATTTCGAATCTAATGATTATTTCCATCTTGATCCCAACCAAGTAGACTTTTTCTGCCAACCCCTTTGGCCTTTATTATCCTTATCGGGAGATTTGTTCCTTGAGGATACTGACACTCTATCCTTAGGGCCTAACGGAAATGGTTGCCTAGCAACTCTTCTCTATACCTCAGGGTTATGGGAAAAATGGAAGAAAGCAGGAATTGAAATGGTTAGCGTTATCCCTATCGATAATCCTCTAGCCCTACCTTTTGATGTAGAACTTTGTGGATTCCATGGTATGGAAAATAACGAGGTCACCATTAAAGCTGCTTTACGACAAACTGCTATTGAAGATGTGGGAATCTTAGTACAATCTAATGATTCTGGGAAAACTTCAGTCATTGAATATTCTGAAATACCCCAAAATGAAAGATTTGCCACAAACGCGGATGGCACGCTCAAGTATTGCTTAGCCAATATCGGTCTCTATTGCTTATCTATGGATTTCATTGCCCTTGCGGCCTTGCGTGAACTCCCCCTATATAAAGCTCATAAACATGCAAAACAGTTAGGGCTATATTCCTCAGAGAAAAACTCTTGGAAATTCGAAGAATTTATCTTCGACCTCTTTTGCTATAGCGAACGTTGCCAAACTCTTGTATACCCACGTCAAGAATGTTTCGCACCACTAAAAAATCTTGAAGGCAACCATAGTCCTGCTACCGTCCGAGAAGCTCTTTCCGCTAGAGAACGTCAAATCTTCCATAAAGTTACTGGGAAAAAACTTTCTCCAAACACAACATTTGAATTAGAAGCCGATTTCTATTATCCTTCGACCTCTACTTCCCTACATTGGGAAAATAAAGCGTTTTTCGAGGAACCATTTTTTGAGGCCTCATGA